A part of Cystobacter ferrugineus genomic DNA contains:
- a CDS encoding DUF4388 domain-containing protein, with the protein MGGGKKSGRLHLKYHAHEGFLHLEKGRVVFASTAGQTGEPALQTLLGFTQADFRYDPDSLLLDVPQLDLELESLAQRLVPRRSSVYVPTV; encoded by the coding sequence CTGGGTGGGGGCAAGAAGTCGGGGCGGCTCCACCTCAAGTACCACGCCCACGAGGGCTTCCTGCACCTGGAGAAGGGCCGGGTGGTCTTCGCCTCCACGGCGGGACAGACCGGCGAGCCGGCCCTGCAGACGCTGCTGGGCTTCACCCAGGCCGACTTCCGCTACGATCCGGACTCGCTGCTCCTGGACGTGCCCCAGTTGGATCTGGAACTCGAGTCCCTGGCCCAGCGGCTCGTCCCCCGCCGCTCCTCGGTGTACGTGCCCACGGTGTGA
- a CDS encoding DEAD/DEAH box helicase, whose amino-acid sequence MPGLDIVYGEVTNPPLLQGLVDVLRQLDPIGTLYLGYPVLASADSRVSVDAMLISRQHGLVAFIFGQAPANGVRDGWEALRQQQDELYGALESYLGRHASLRAGRKLAFEINTVTLLPSSPPKSANLQEAEGHYIGLESLATVLNSFAQISEIVQRNLDSAINKVLTIRPAKKRANVTRNDSRGARLKAMEKEIANLDQWQKRSAIEVPDGVQRVRGLAGSGKTVVLALKAAYLHAQHPDWRIGLTFYTRSLYQQNLPCGESEALAVLHRSVLSLLLRVPADT is encoded by the coding sequence GTGCCTGGCCTTGATATCGTTTATGGCGAAGTCACAAACCCTCCTCTGCTTCAAGGATTGGTCGACGTCCTTCGGCAGCTTGACCCTATCGGCACGCTGTATTTGGGCTACCCAGTTCTTGCCTCGGCAGACTCTCGGGTGAGTGTCGATGCAATGCTCATCTCACGACAGCATGGACTTGTTGCATTCATCTTCGGTCAAGCCCCTGCGAATGGAGTGCGTGATGGGTGGGAAGCATTGCGCCAGCAGCAGGATGAGCTTTACGGAGCATTAGAGAGTTATCTTGGGCGACATGCTTCTCTGCGTGCTGGCCGTAAGCTTGCGTTCGAGATCAACACAGTCACTCTGCTTCCATCATCACCACCTAAGAGTGCAAATCTTCAAGAGGCTGAAGGGCACTACATAGGCCTGGAGAGTCTGGCAACCGTATTAAACAGCTTTGCGCAGATCTCCGAAATCGTTCAGCGAAACCTTGATTCGGCCATCAACAAGGTTTTGACAATCCGTCCTGCAAAGAAGCGAGCAAACGTCACTCGGAACGATTCTCGTGGAGCAAGGCTTAAAGCCATGGAAAAGGAGATTGCCAACCTTGACCAATGGCAGAAGCGCTCCGCAATTGAGGTTCCCGATGGCGTCCAGCGAGTAAGAGGCTTGGCTGGCTCGGGCAAGACCGTCGTCTTGGCGCTTAAAGCAGCGTATCTACATGCACAGCATCCCGATTGGAGAATTGGACTGACTTTTTATACTCGGTCGCTGTATCAACAAAATCTACCTTGCGGTGAATCGGAGGCGCTCGCCGTGCTCCATCGCTCCGTGCTCAGCCTTCTTTTAAGAGTACCTGCAGACACATGA
- a CDS encoding type VI immunity family protein — MNSEPWPHIRIYSEKGLLVLRDGFSITIYTRHPHAQIAEGALRSLELYLNAVEPGALGLYADLDGYWQNLDSTAWKLIRDELRHPTQAHIELADTSAVQARYRFTYHGSSLTPLPFIRDTSTWVSAMSCWLPTEYLKERGFAHVRELVMEMASCFPFCSGHAGLSLHAQNDLLSLEKVSRARANRYPGMDIARSALPTMDIGTRVDGVHWLNFLGPPVLNALGGIVGLRVRLLSPDITVQEMEEGRAVVTLGAHPDAGDLEEGRTLPAYRELARVLEPFLYQRRYLPNEEVPEELRRWERRFLD, encoded by the coding sequence ATGAATAGTGAGCCCTGGCCCCATATTCGCATCTATTCAGAGAAGGGACTTCTGGTCCTTCGAGATGGATTCAGCATTACAATCTATACACGGCACCCTCACGCGCAGATAGCGGAAGGGGCCCTGCGCTCGCTCGAACTTTATCTGAACGCGGTGGAGCCCGGTGCGCTTGGCTTGTACGCAGACCTGGACGGGTACTGGCAAAATCTCGATTCCACCGCCTGGAAGCTCATCCGAGATGAGCTTCGACATCCCACCCAAGCCCATATTGAGCTGGCAGATACCTCCGCCGTCCAAGCTCGCTATCGTTTCACCTACCATGGCAGCTCGCTTACTCCCCTCCCCTTCATCAGAGACACTTCGACATGGGTCTCGGCGATGTCTTGCTGGCTGCCCACGGAGTACCTGAAAGAGCGCGGTTTCGCGCATGTGCGTGAACTCGTGATGGAAATGGCGTCGTGCTTTCCTTTCTGCTCTGGGCATGCAGGCCTCTCCCTTCATGCCCAGAACGACCTCCTGTCTCTGGAGAAGGTGTCCCGCGCGAGAGCGAACCGGTATCCAGGCATGGACATCGCGCGTTCTGCCCTTCCCACCATGGACATTGGAACGAGGGTCGACGGTGTACATTGGCTGAACTTCCTGGGCCCTCCCGTGCTGAACGCATTGGGGGGCATCGTGGGCCTCCGAGTTCGCTTGCTCTCGCCAGACATCACCGTTCAGGAAATGGAGGAGGGGCGGGCCGTCGTCACCCTCGGCGCCCATCCTGACGCCGGCGACCTTGAGGAGGGACGCACGCTCCCCGCCTACCGGGAACTGGCGCGCGTCCTGGAGCCCTTCCTCTATCAACGACGCTATCTGCCGAACGAAGAGGTCCCCGAAGAGCTTCGCCGCTGGGAGCGCCGCTTCCTGGATTGA